Within the Gloeobacter kilaueensis JS1 genome, the region GGGGCGATTAGCGATAAAGCGCTGGGCCCGTTCGGCGCTGATGCCTGCTAGTTGCTGCAACTCGTCGCAGTTGGCGGTGTTGATATTCACCGTTACCGAGCGCGATTTGGTGACGGGCACGGGCTTGCCCTGGGCGTCTATTCCCGGTTTGCAGCTGAGCAGGTTCGACCCGGCCTTGTCGCTGCTGGAGGGCCGGATCTCGGGGTTCGATGGGGTAGTGGGCGTCTGAGCCAGTGCTGTGCTGCCGCCAGAGGCGACCAGGCCCAACAGCAGTCCCAAAATCAAGTGCTTGAGCATGAGATTCTTTCCAGGATAATGTTCCGTTCCTCAAGCTAGACCGCTCCGGCAGCCACTGGACCTTTCTGCAGATAGAACCAGAAGGCTGATTTCTGTACTGGCTGAAATATCGCAGGTTACCCTTCCTCTTTACTGGCAGGAGCACCAAAAACCATTACAGCTACTGCACAGGAATGGGCCCGAGTGAACGACAGGTGCATTCCCGGATGCTAGGCTGCCAGGAACAGAAGCAAGAACCACCACCGACGATGAACGCAGGACAAGCTTTACAACTATTAGACTTTCGCGTACTGCCAAGACACACAGGCACCTGGGAGGGCGATTGGCTTTTTCTCGATGCCGAGGGTCATGAAACGCTGCGCTACCGGGCAGTCCTCACCCAGCGCATCGAGGACAATCGCTGGCTGCAGACCAACCAGAATTACCTGAGCGATGGCCGGACGACGACCCAGAATTTCGTCGGTCAGGCGATTGGACCAGGACGGGTACGGGTCGAGAGCACAGAGCCGCCCTTCTCGAATTATCAAATGGTCGCCGAGGAGCATGGAGAGAGTCTGTTGCTCTTCGAGATAAAAGATCAGGCCATAGGCCAGCTCCTTGCCCTTGAGACGATCAATCTCCTCGACGATGCCCGTCGGGTACGCTCGACCCAGAGCTTTGCCGAGGATGGTCAGCTGCGCGGCTTCTTGCTGATCCGGGAGACCAGAATCAAGTAAAACCGCGCAAGCCCCCGGCTCCTACTCGCCCCCCAGGATGGTATAGATCTCGCGGCGGGCGCGCTCGAGCACTTCGCGCACCTGGCTTACTTTTTGCTGGTTGCCGGGGCGGGCCGACTCCATCACCGCTGCCGCGAGGCCAAGCATGGCGTCTTTGAGTTCGATCAAAGTCGAAAACCCCTCCGTCCCTGGTGCGCCGCGAGCGCGTCCGCCGCTGGAAGCTTTCCAATCGGCGAGCATCGCCCTGCCGCTCTCGGTGATCGTATAGACCCGCTTGCCGTCGATCAGCTCACTGGTGAGGTACCCCCCCTCTTCGAGCAGTTGCAGCGTCGGATAGACCGAGCCAGGACTCGGGCGGTAAAAGCCGCCGTGGCGCTTTTCGAGTTCTTTGATCAGTTCGTAGCCGTGGCGCGGCTGCTCCGCCAACAGCTCAAGCAAAATGTACTTGATGTCGCCCCGGCGCGTGCGCGGCTCCTCGCCAAAACCCCAGCTTCCACCAAAACCCCAACTGCTCTCAAAACCCGCTCCAAATGGCTGCTTGCCGCCCCGCCGGCCCGACCTGCCGCCAAAAGCAAACTCCCAGGGCCACCGTTCATTGCAAAACATCGTCCTGTCCTCCAGAAGACAGTGAATCCATTCACACTAGCACAATACATCGCGATATATCGTGAAATTGGGTAAGTAAAGCAAGTTGTCCGCCGTTCGCCAGGTTAGATCAGGTGATAGACCTTGTTGGCGACGGTGAAGGCGATGAGGGCGACCAGAAGCAGCAGGCCGAGAATCTCAGCTAGGCGTTCACTTATCGCAGCCCCGAGGCTGGCGGGTTTAGAGGCAGCGTGGTGGGCGGGTTTAGACATAGCCGTTTTCAGGATTTGAGCAGTTCAGACTTGAGAACGAAACCACCTTCGACGACGATCGCATCGCCGGGCTTGAGGCCACTGCGCACCTCGACGTACTGACCGGCGCGGCTACCGACCGTGACACTCCGAGGCCGAAAGCGGGTCGCCGACTCGCGCACAAAGACGATCTGTTTGCCTGCGACTTCGTAGAGGGCTTTATCAGGAATGGCGAGCACCTCGCGGCTGGCAGATCCCAGGTCCACCTCCGCCTGCACGAGCATTCCGGGCTTGAGCTGGCGTCCGCGATTGGGGATGACGACGCGCACATCGGCGGTCCGCGTCTGGGGATCGAGCGCTTCGCTGATGCGCACGACTCGACCATTGACATCCCTATTGCTCAGGCCGCGCACGGTAAAGCGGACACTATCGCCCACCCGCAACCGGCCCAGTTCAGACTGGAAGACCTTGAGCACCACCCAGACTTCCGAAAGATCCGAGATCGAAAACAGCGCCTCCCCCGGCTGCACCACCTGGCCGACGCGCGCTTTGCGCTGGATGATCCGCCCGTCGGTGGCGCTTCTGGCGTAGAGCCTGGGGGTGATGTCGCCCTGGTTAATCTCCTGATTGGTCATGCCAAAGGCGAGCAGGCGCGCCTTCGCCGCGTCGATGGCCGCCTGGGCAGCGGCAAAATCGGCCTGGGCGCTCGCCAGTTGAGCCTGGGCTTCCTGCTTTTCGCGCTCGGAACTGATGCCCCGACCAAACAGGTAGCTCTCGCGCTCGCTCTGGCGGCGGGCGGCGATCAACCGCGCCTGTGAGGCGAGCAGACGCGATTTTGCCGAGAGCAAATCCGCCTTTGCCGTCCCCAGTTCGCTGCTGGTAAGTACCGCCAGCACCTGCCCCCGGTCTACCGAATCGCCAATATCGACATTGATCTGTTGCACGCGGGAGGACACCGGCATCGAGACGGTGCCGGAGCGGTTGGCTGCCTCCTCGATCGAAGCCGGGAAGACCTTGCGCTCCAGTAAGCGGCGGCGAGCGACGGTCTGAACCTGGATGCCCTGGTTGCGCACCGCCTCGGCAGAAAGCTCGATCGCCCCTTCTGGCTGACCGGCAGCGACCTGGCCGCTCGTCGCGGCAATCGCTACTTGTTGCTGACTTTGATCGGACACTTCGGAGTGACCGCACGCTCCCAGTAGCAGCGCCAGAACCCCGACAATTGTCCCGCCAGTCAGGCTTTTGCTCACGATCATCCCCCTGAGCGCGTAAAACTCACATTCTCCCAATGTACAGTGGCACTGTTTGTTTTACAAGAATTTACACGCCGGGCTTAGTTGTCGCCTGCGCCGTCCGCCGGGCTCTCAGCGGACAGATTGAGGGTGTAGTTGCCTTCCTGAGCGGGCAGGCGTTCGACGCGGACGTAGTAATCTCCGGCCACCAGCGGCTGGGTAATCGCTTCGCCGATGCCGGTGCGTTTGCTGGTGGCGAGCGTCT harbors:
- a CDS encoding efflux RND transporter periplasmic adaptor subunit, which gives rise to MSKSLTGGTIVGVLALLLGACGHSEVSDQSQQQVAIAATSGQVAAGQPEGAIELSAEAVRNQGIQVQTVARRRLLERKVFPASIEEAANRSGTVSMPVSSRVQQINVDIGDSVDRGQVLAVLTSSELGTAKADLLSAKSRLLASQARLIAARRQSERESYLFGRGISSEREKQEAQAQLASAQADFAAAQAAIDAAKARLLAFGMTNQEINQGDITPRLYARSATDGRIIQRKARVGQVVQPGEALFSISDLSEVWVVLKVFQSELGRLRVGDSVRFTVRGLSNRDVNGRVVRISEALDPQTRTADVRVVIPNRGRQLKPGMLVQAEVDLGSASREVLAIPDKALYEVAGKQIVFVRESATRFRPRSVTVGSRAGQYVEVRSGLKPGDAIVVEGGFVLKSELLKS
- a CDS encoding PadR family transcriptional regulator, translated to MFCNERWPWEFAFGGRSGRRGGKQPFGAGFESSWGFGGSWGFGEEPRTRRGDIKYILLELLAEQPRHGYELIKELEKRHGGFYRPSPGSVYPTLQLLEEGGYLTSELIDGKRVYTITESGRAMLADWKASSGGRARGAPGTEGFSTLIELKDAMLGLAAAVMESARPGNQQKVSQVREVLERARREIYTILGGE
- a CDS encoding ComEA family DNA-binding protein, which gives rise to MLKHLILGLLLGLVASGGSTALAQTPTTPSNPEIRPSSSDKAGSNLLSCKPGIDAQGKPVPVTKSRSVTVNINTANCDELQQLAGISAERAQRFIANRPYTFVQDLVTKGVITATELETLKPQLTTLRGSSPIQPEQSEQPTKKPVRQP
- a CDS encoding DUF3598 family protein, with amino-acid sequence MNAGQALQLLDFRVLPRHTGTWEGDWLFLDAEGHETLRYRAVLTQRIEDNRWLQTNQNYLSDGRTTTQNFVGQAIGPGRVRVESTEPPFSNYQMVAEEHGESLLLFEIKDQAIGQLLALETINLLDDARRVRSTQSFAEDGQLRGFLLIRETRIK